DNA from Fusarium musae strain F31 chromosome 7, whole genome shotgun sequence:
ATACAGAATGTCAGATGCAATAGTCTTGGGCACAGAAACCCGATATTCCTTATGCATTGCTTGCCTGTTAATAGCTTGCTCTTGAATCTCGATGGATTTCCTTGGGCATTTCCAACAGCTGAGCGGACGCCAGTACCTAAATCCTATAGCCTAATTGTATTGCCTTTCGACAGAGCAGACTGCGACAGGACCAAGATTAAAGACGCAAATCCGAGGACAATTGTAAAGGTCACCGCCATCTAAACTGGTGTTAGTAAAACCTTGTGACATGGAGAACACCACTTTCCTTAGAGTTGCCATCCCACCAGCCATCCTCTCTAGGCTTCGAAGGACCGAACTCAGTGCCAGCCCATATCAGAATTGTCAAGCCGATCACCATGCAGAATATGGCCAAGACCAGAAACGCAAGGCTGAATTCCCAGGCGTATACCTGCAGCCAGCTAGGTCGAGTCTTGATATCGGATTCCCGCCTTCGGCCAAGGCTATTTCGGATCAAAGTGAGGCCGTCGGGATGAGCAGATAGGCGGTGCAGTCTCATGCTCTGAACCCCTGCAATGACTACAGAGAAGAGGGCAAACACGAGACCGCTGAACCACATGGTTCGCACTGACCAGGGCTTGTTGCGGCCATTGGGGAGGACATCTGGCCAGGAACCTGTTGTGCTAAGACAACTTGCGAGAAGAGCGCCCTGTGTAGGACGAATGTCAGTGGGTATTAGACGAAAGGATGTAGAAGTCGCTTACAAGTGTACCAACGAAGTTCAATTCCTGCAGCTTATGGTCACGCCAGTTCTTTGTCATTTCGTCCTGCTCAGTCTGGCTATCTTCATTCAACATCTGAATGATAGTGTCGGCCGAAGTCGAGGTCTCTCCCAAGAAGCTGAAGTGAGGCATGGTGGCTGTTGTTCTAGCTCATATCAGTCTTATTGTACTAGAGCCTCCTCTTTGGCAACGAATGAATTTACCTAATGTTAGAATATCTTTGGCCTGCTCAGAGATGATAAAAAATTATTAGTTATACAATGATGTAACGAGGAGAAGGGAGAAAAACGCGGGGAAGTGGAAAGATCCCGCTTTCCTACAAGGCTAGCTAGGGTAGGTAAACATGGCGTCATTAGTCTGTAATGGATTTTATTAAAGTGATAAAACTTCTAACAATTGCTAGCTATCTGAATATcaataaaagatttaattaacAAGCGATCTTAATCACGGTCTTCTTATTTTGGATTCCTTAGAGGGGGAATGATTAAAAGTGTCGTTATTCCTGAACCTCTGATGCTGACGATTGTTATCTGTGTCGTCACTGGAA
Protein-coding regions in this window:
- a CDS encoding hypothetical protein (EggNog:ENOG41~antiSMASH:Cluster_7.2); its protein translation is MPHFSFLGETSTSADTIIQMLNEDSQTEQDEMTKNWRDHKLQELNFVGTLGALLASCLSTTGSWPDVLPNGRNKPWSVRTMWFSGLVFALFSVVIAGVQSMRLHRLSAHPDGLTLIRNSLGRRRESDIKTRPSWLQVYAWEFSLAFLVLAIFCMVIGLTILIWAGTEFGPSKPREDGWWDGNSKESGVLHVTRFY